Within bacterium, the genomic segment TGCTTTAATTTGTTGTACAAATTACTCTCCGGCTGATAATGCGCATTATCTTACAATTATTCATACAAATGACGTTCATGGTCGTTTAAAGCCTATTGATTATGGGATAAGACATGATGTCGGCGGATTTGTCGCACGTGCAAATCTGATTCAACAATTTAAATCTCAAAACAAAAATGTTTTAGTACTTGATGCAGGTGATATAGCACAGGGGACTTTGTTTTTTAAATTTTTTAACGGTGTTCCTGATGTAAAATTTATGTCGGAAGCGGGATATGATGCAGCAGAGCTGGGAAATCATGAATTTGATAAAGGACTTGTGGTCGTAAAAAACATGATTGAATCGGCAAATTTTCCGTTTTTATGTTCAAACATAAGATTTTTAGACAATCCTGCACTTCAAAAAGAAATTAAACCATATATTATAAAGGATTATAACGGATTTAAAGTGGCAATTATAGGGGTTATAGCTCAAGATTTAAATACACTGGTCGGCAATTATACTGATTTTAAAACAATAGATCCGATTGAAAGCACAAAAAATATAGTTAAAGAAATAAATTCAAAAGTCGACTTTATTGTAGTTCTTTCTCATACAGGCTTTGAAGAAGATATAAAAATTGCAAAAGCTGTTCCTGAAATAAATGTTATAGTCGGAGGACACAGTCATACATTTTTGAAGCAGCCTAAACAAATTTTTCACGGCAAAACGGAAACTTTAATAGTTCAAGATGGAGAATTTGGAGTAAATATAGGACAGCTTGATTTAAAATTTGAAAATAAAAATATAGAAAAATATAATTATAAAAGCCTTCCTGTTAACGGAAAAGATGAAAACAAAGTTTTTTCAGAAAAAATAGCAAACCTTTCACAGGAAATTGATTCTGTTGCAAATCAAAAAATCGGACAAATAAATACACCTCTTGATGCCGAAAGAAATAAAATTAAAAGTCGGCTGACAAATGCAGGTACACTTATTGTTAAGTCAATGAAAGCAAAATGTCTTGATTCTGACATTGTTTTGCTGAATGCCGGCGCAATAAGAGCAAATAAATCTATAGAAGCAGGTTTTATAACAAAATCTGATATTTTTCAATTATATCCCTTTGATGATACTGTTGTAACCGCAGAAGTAAAAGGCAGTGCGATTAAGTCTATCCTCGAGACAAGCTCAAAAGAGTTGCCAAAAGCTTCAGACTCATTTTTACAGTCCTCAGGGCTTGAATACAGTATAAATACGGCAAATTGTCCCCAAATCCTTTCAAATAATGGATTATATATTTTGAAAGAAGGGGAAAGGGTTTCGGACATAAAAATCAACGGAAAACCTTTAATAGCGGATAAATATTACAAAGTTACAATGAATGACTATATTTTTAGCGGCGGAAACGGTTATTCGCAGTTTAAAAATTCAAAAAACATAAGAAAAACAGATATATTAGTTCAAGATGCCATTGTTGATTATATAAAAAAAAATTCTCCTATTTCGGTTGAAGTGGAAGATAAGATTAATTTATACTAAACTAAAATCACAAATTCAAACGAATCCCTGTATAAAAAATTAAAATTTAAAAAGGTAATTATTAATGAAAAATATATCGAAATCAACAATCCTGTTTTTTCTTATAGGACTTGGATTGTTGGTTCTTACATTTATAAAAAACCCCGGTTTTTTTGATTTTCAAAATATTGAAAAAGCAAGAAGCCTTTATAGAACAGCTAGAGAATACCAGAAAAACGGCGAATACAAGAACGCATTTTATACTTACACCAAAATATCTTCCGGTTACCCTGCTTATGACGCTGTATTGTTTTATCAGGCAAAATGCGCTGTTGAACTCCAGGATGAAAAAACAGCGATTTTAAAATTTAAAAAGCTATTATCAAACTATTCTGACAGCCCACTCGCTCCTCAAACAAGTTATAATTTGGGTCAGGCATACATAAGAACCAAAAGTTATTCGGAAGCAGAAAGCCAATTTGCTGAAACAATAAAAAAATATCACGGAACAGACTTTGCTATAGGCAGTTTTTATTATCTCGGACAGGCAACAAAAGAGAAAAACAAAAAAGCAGCAGCGCAATACTGGCTAAAATATATAGAATTAGCACCTTCTGGACGTTTTGCCATGGATTGTTACGAAGAATTGAAGCATTTACCCTGCAAATATTCCTCTATACAACTAAAAGAAATTGCCATAGCTCTTTATAATGATGAAAATTATACAAAATCAATTTTTTATCTTAAGAAGGTTCCTCTAAAATACAGCTGGTACTATCTTGCAAAAAATTATGAAGAACTTGGCGACAAAAACAAGGCACTTTATTTTTATAAAGAAGGTTTAAAAAAATCTTCTTCGGATTGCGAAAAAAGAGAAAATTTTGAACAAGCAATGCAATTTTATGTTTCATCTGATTCTGAAGGCTTAGATAAACGATGGGATGATGTTTTAGGATTTTCAAACACAGCAAGAGACTTTGCGTTGTTTCACAAAGCGCAGATAACACCTAAAAACAAGTCTCTTAAATATTATTGGGAAATAATTAACAAATATCCTAAAAGCAACTTTGCTTCTGAAGCATTATGGAACATTTTTTGGGATTCTTACCTTAATAAAAGAGATAATTATGAATTAGCAATAAAATTAGGTAATAACCATATTTCAAAATACGAAAATACCAAAGCTTCTCCTGCAATTTATTTTTGGTTGGGGAAAATATATGAAAAAAGAAACGAAAAATCTAAAGCATTTTATTATTATCAAACAGTGCTTTCTAAATATCCCGACAGTTACTATGCTTTCAGGGCTGATGGAAGACTAAAAGCTCTAAAAACAGGGGTTGATCACGGATGGAGAACAAATTTATATAACAGGATTCCGGAAGACCGGACTGAAATCAAATTACCTTATTCCGGCGGAGAAATAACAGGATTATATGGCAAACAGGCACTGGAATTAATAAATGTCGGTGATTATGAAACAGTTTTATCCTTTTTAAAAGATGATGCGTTTCTGGAAAGCTGGATAGACCTTCAGAACGGAATAATATCAAGGTCGATAGTTATCGCAAGAAACAAAATGGATAAGCTCTCCGAAAAACCAAATTGGAATGACGCCAGATGGAAACTTCTTTATCCCGTTTATTATCCTGAAAATATAAATAAAAATTCGGGATTAAATGCTCTTGACCCTGTAATAGTCCTTTCTTTAATGAAAGAAGAAAGTTATTTCAATACTTTTGCCCTTAGTTATTCCAACGCAAGAGGTCTTATGCAAATTTTACCCTCAACGGCAAAAGATATAGCAAGATGGAAAAATCTGGGAAGCTACAGCGGTGTGCAATTATTTGATCCTGATATAAACATAAAGCTTGGTACAGCTTATTTAAGCCATGTAAAAAGTTCTTTGCACAATAATATGCTTTTTGCTGTTGCTGCTTATAACGGAGGCCCTCATGCAGTAGAAAAATGGCTTAATGCTAACCCGAACAGAGATACTGATGAATTCATAGAGAATATTCCTTATGAACAGACAAATACTTATGTAAAAAAAGTTTATAAAAGCTACTGGAATTACAAACAGATTTATAATTTAAGATAATTGAGAATTTTAAAATATGGCTTCAGATAAAATGCAAACAGTAAAAGTTAAAATCCCTGTCCAACAGGAATATTTTTATCCGATTATTATCGGAGAAAATCTTCTGAATAAAATCGGGGAGCTTGTCAAAAGATATTCGCAAGCCAAAAAGCTTCTTATAGTGACCAATAAAACAGTTTATCCTATTTATGGCGAAAGAGTAAAAGCTTCTTTGACAGAAGAAGGGTTTGAAATTGGTTTCGTTATTCTCGAAGACGGTGAAAAATACAAGAATAGTCAATCACTTGAACTTATCTGGCGAAAAGCTATTGAATTTAAACTTGAAAGAAAAGATGCCATAATAGCTCTAGGCGGCGGTGTTGTAGGAGATATTACAGGATTTGCGGCCTCTACTTACTTAAGGGGAATTGATTTTATTCAAATTCCTACCACTTTGCTCTCTCAAGTTGATTCTTCAGTCGGAGGCAAAGTCGCAGTCAATCACACGCTTGGAAAAAATCTTATAGGCAGTTTTTATCAGCCTAAATTTGTTTTAACCGATATTTCAACTTTAAAAACTTTACCTGAAAGCGAGCTTAAAGTAGGACTCGCTGAAGTAATTAAATACGGGTTGATTGAAAAATCATGCAAATTGAAAGCAGAGGGCGAGCAGCCAAGAAGCGGTTTAAGCCCCCTTGATACAAATTTTCTTGAATATTTAACACAAAACAAACAAGCAATATTTGCTCTTAATATTGATATTATCCAAGAACTTGTAAAATATTGCTGTGAACTAAAAGCTGCTGTCGTAAACAAAGATGAAAAAGAATCAGGATTAAGAGCAATTCTTAATTTTGGACATACCATCGGGCATTCCATCGAAAAATGTTCGAATTATGAAAATATAAACCACGGTAATGCAATCGCAATAGGAATGAAAGGGGCTTTGTTCATAGCAAAAGCAAGAAAACTTATTGACGAAAATTATTACAAATCCTGCATTCAAATCTTTGATTTATACGAAATGAATTATAAAATTCCCGAATTTATAGAACAAGAAGCGCTTTATGAAGCCATGCTGGGTGACAAAAAAGTTTTGTCGGGAAAAATCAGATTTGTTCTATCAATAGAAGAATCAAAAGTTGATATTTTCAATGATACAGATAAAGAAACGATTTTTGAGGCAATAAAAACACTTTATTAATTGGAGGATTTGGTTTTGTTAAAGAAAAATTCAATAATTAGATCCATAATATTATTTTTGTCGGGAACAATTCTTTTTTGGGGCGTTGGCTCAATTAACCTGAGCCTGATTGAAAAAAACATAGTTTATAAACCATCAAATCAATTATTTAAATTAATACCTCAACTTGCCTCAAAAGCAGAAGAAAGAAGTTTTCTTTCAAAAGACGGGATAAAAATATCTTATATAAGAATAAAAGGAAATGAAAAACTTCCGACAATTCTATTTTGCCACGGTAACAGCGGAAATATGACACGGGATGACAATCAAAATAAAATTGAATTTCTTGTAAAACAAGGTTATGAAGTTTTTACGTTTGATTACAGAGGGTTTGGAAAAAGCAGCGGAGAAGTCGATGAAAAAGGTCTTTACAAAGACTTAGACGCGTTTATTTCTTATTTAAACACTCAATATAAAATACCCTCCAATAAAATTGTTTTATGGGGGCATTCTCTGGGTTCTGCCATAGTAATTGACGAAGCCTCAAAAAAGAAATTTGAAGGTGTGATTACCGAAGGAGCCTTTACCAGCGTTGAAGATATGAAAAATTACAGGATTGCACATAAAAGAAACGGAAATCCTGTTCATCTTTTTATAAGAGATTTTCTTTTCAATAGTATGCCTATTACTCAGCAATTCAGGTCTAAAGAAAAGATAACAAAGATAAAATCCCCTATGCTTATTATTCATGCACAAAATGATGAAATGATTCCTGTTGAAATGGGGAAAAAACTGGCTGAACTTAAGCCCGATGCGCAGACTTATTTTTCAAAAATCGGACATCACTGCGATTATGGCTGGCAAAACAAGCCTATTCTTGAATTTTTAGAAAAATTGCATTAAAAACATAAACTTCGTATAAAGTTTTGTAAAACAATAGAAAACAAAATATCAACTTTTTTTTTCAGGGTTTTTTATGCAAATAGAAGATGTGAGAGAAGAAAAGATTATGTTGAAAAGTTTGTCAGGGAATTCAGTAGCATTTGGTGCTATTAACTATGAAAACAAAACAGCATCGGGAGAAGTAAAAACAAAAACCGCGTTATTTGGCGTAACCGATATACATGGCAACTTTTCGGCAATGTCCAGATTAGTAACTGCCTCTAAAGAATTTACACAAAAATATAATTCAACTCAAAGAGATACTTTTAAAATATCATCGGGTGATATAGGTTTATCTTCAAGTGAAGACAGACAAAGGCACAGTCTTGATTTTCTGAAAAAAATAGGAATAGATATAGCTACCCTTGGAAACCATGAATTTGATGTTGGTTCAGCGAAACTTGCAAAAATAATTCTGGAATCACCGATTAAGTTTGTCTCTTCAAATTTTGATGTACCGGTAGACAACCCCTTGCATGCTTTAATGTCCAAATGTAATTTCCCTGACAATAAAGATTCAACGAAAAAGATTTTTAAGTCATATATTGAGACAAAGCCTAACGGAGAAAAATATGGTTTTATTGGCTCTTTAC encodes:
- a CDS encoding 5'-nucleotidase C-terminal domain-containing protein; this translates as MRCKRFSTVIFSVFIALICCTNYSPADNAHYLTIIHTNDVHGRLKPIDYGIRHDVGGFVARANLIQQFKSQNKNVLVLDAGDIAQGTLFFKFFNGVPDVKFMSEAGYDAAELGNHEFDKGLVVVKNMIESANFPFLCSNIRFLDNPALQKEIKPYIIKDYNGFKVAIIGVIAQDLNTLVGNYTDFKTIDPIESTKNIVKEINSKVDFIVVLSHTGFEEDIKIAKAVPEINVIVGGHSHTFLKQPKQIFHGKTETLIVQDGEFGVNIGQLDLKFENKNIEKYNYKSLPVNGKDENKVFSEKIANLSQEIDSVANQKIGQINTPLDAERNKIKSRLTNAGTLIVKSMKAKCLDSDIVLLNAGAIRANKSIEAGFITKSDIFQLYPFDDTVVTAEVKGSAIKSILETSSKELPKASDSFLQSSGLEYSINTANCPQILSNNGLYILKEGERVSDIKINGKPLIADKYYKVTMNDYIFSGGNGYSQFKNSKNIRKTDILVQDAIVDYIKKNSPISVEVEDKINLY
- a CDS encoding alpha/beta fold hydrolase, which codes for MLKKNSIIRSIILFLSGTILFWGVGSINLSLIEKNIVYKPSNQLFKLIPQLASKAEERSFLSKDGIKISYIRIKGNEKLPTILFCHGNSGNMTRDDNQNKIEFLVKQGYEVFTFDYRGFGKSSGEVDEKGLYKDLDAFISYLNTQYKIPSNKIVLWGHSLGSAIVIDEASKKKFEGVITEGAFTSVEDMKNYRIAHKRNGNPVHLFIRDFLFNSMPITQQFRSKEKITKIKSPMLIIHAQNDEMIPVEMGKKLAELKPDAQTYFSKIGHHCDYGWQNKPILEFLEKLH
- a CDS encoding transglycosylase SLT domain-containing protein, translated to MKNISKSTILFFLIGLGLLVLTFIKNPGFFDFQNIEKARSLYRTAREYQKNGEYKNAFYTYTKISSGYPAYDAVLFYQAKCAVELQDEKTAILKFKKLLSNYSDSPLAPQTSYNLGQAYIRTKSYSEAESQFAETIKKYHGTDFAIGSFYYLGQATKEKNKKAAAQYWLKYIELAPSGRFAMDCYEELKHLPCKYSSIQLKEIAIALYNDENYTKSIFYLKKVPLKYSWYYLAKNYEELGDKNKALYFYKEGLKKSSSDCEKRENFEQAMQFYVSSDSEGLDKRWDDVLGFSNTARDFALFHKAQITPKNKSLKYYWEIINKYPKSNFASEALWNIFWDSYLNKRDNYELAIKLGNNHISKYENTKASPAIYFWLGKIYEKRNEKSKAFYYYQTVLSKYPDSYYAFRADGRLKALKTGVDHGWRTNLYNRIPEDRTEIKLPYSGGEITGLYGKQALELINVGDYETVLSFLKDDAFLESWIDLQNGIISRSIVIARNKMDKLSEKPNWNDARWKLLYPVYYPENINKNSGLNALDPVIVLSLMKEESYFNTFALSYSNARGLMQILPSTAKDIARWKNLGSYSGVQLFDPDINIKLGTAYLSHVKSSLHNNMLFAVAAYNGGPHAVEKWLNANPNRDTDEFIENIPYEQTNTYVKKVYKSYWNYKQIYNLR
- the aroB gene encoding 3-dehydroquinate synthase — protein: MASDKMQTVKVKIPVQQEYFYPIIIGENLLNKIGELVKRYSQAKKLLIVTNKTVYPIYGERVKASLTEEGFEIGFVILEDGEKYKNSQSLELIWRKAIEFKLERKDAIIALGGGVVGDITGFAASTYLRGIDFIQIPTTLLSQVDSSVGGKVAVNHTLGKNLIGSFYQPKFVLTDISTLKTLPESELKVGLAEVIKYGLIEKSCKLKAEGEQPRSGLSPLDTNFLEYLTQNKQAIFALNIDIIQELVKYCCELKAAVVNKDEKESGLRAILNFGHTIGHSIEKCSNYENINHGNAIAIGMKGALFIAKARKLIDENYYKSCIQIFDLYEMNYKIPEFIEQEALYEAMLGDKKVLSGKIRFVLSIEESKVDIFNDTDKETIFEAIKTLY